From the Limisphaerales bacterium genome, the window TGATATGGCGCTCGGCGGGATCCTCCAGTTTGGGGGAAGATTTGCCGATGACCTGGCCCATATTCAGCCCACCGCCGGCGAGCATCAAGGTGCAGAGCCGGCCCCAGTGATCGCGGCCGGCGTTTTTGTTGACGCGCGGGGTGCGGCCGAATTCGCCGGTGACAACGAGCAGCGTGTTGTCGAGCTGGCCGCTGCCTTTGAGATCCTCAATGAGCGCGGAGAGGCCCTGATCCATTTGTGGTGAGCGGCTCTTCATCGCGTTCTGAATTTTGCCGTGCATATCCCAGCCGCCGTATTGAATGTTGACGAACCGGCTGCCGGCGGCAGTGAGGCGGCGGGCGAGCAGGAGTTGTTCGCCCAATCCCTTGCCGTAGCGCGCGCGGACTTTCGGGTCTTCCTTTTTAATATCAAACGCGTCCTTGGCGCTGCCAAGCACAAGCTCAAATGCCTGTTGCTCAAAACCGTCGAGGCCTTCCATTTGGCCAGTACGGTCAACCTTGCGGTTGATGACGTCGATGCTGTCGAGCAGCGCGTGGCGGCTCTCGAAACGACTGGCGTCGACGGCGAGTTCCATATTCTTGCGCGCCTGTCCGCTGGGGCTGAGCGCCTGATAACGCGTGCCCAGCCAGCCAGGGCCATCGCTGCCGATGCCGCCGATGCGTACGAAAGAGGGCAGCCCGGTCACGGGATGCGCGGTGCCCTTGGCCTTGGCGATGATGGAGCCCATCGAGGGGCGCATTTTGGTGCGGTCATTGTAGCCGGTCATCACCCACGTGGTCCCAGAGCCGTGACTGCTGTTGCCGTGGGCGAAGGAGCGCACGATGGCCATGTTTTTCATTTGCTGGGCGAGCTTCGGGTAGGTGCCGCCAATGCTGACGCCGGGGATGGTGGTTTTGCATTCGCCGGTGGTGCTGCGGTACTCGCTCGGCGCATCCATTTTGGGATCAAAGGTTTCCACGTGGGTCGGCCCGCCGCCGAGCCAAACCCAAATGACGGATTTGTTGTTCAACGCGGCGCCCGCTTCTTTGGCGCGCAAAAGGTTCGGGAGCGTGAGGCCGGCAATTCCAAGTGAGCCGACCTGTAAAAAGTTACGGCGCGACTGTCCGTCGCAAGTGATTCCGGATGAGGTTCCGTTGAACGTGATCATTTTTTGTCCCTTTGTTGGTTTTTACATTGTGTTAATTTTTAACTAATTAATTCCTTCAACGGCTTGCGGCCGTGATCCACCAAGTACCGCGGGCGACCGGAGAGATCGGGCACGGTGGTGGTCTCGACGTTGATGCCCATCGAAGCGTATAGCGTGGCGAACACATCGCCGAACCGTACCGGCCGATCGACGGCCTCGCCGGCGTGCTTGTCGCTGGCGCCGATGACCTGGCCGTGATTCATTTGGCCGCAGGCGAGCACAGCGGTGGACAGCTTCGGCCAGTGATCACGGCCGGCTTTGGTGTTGACCTTTGGCGTGCGTCCGAATTCGCCCCACACAACCACGCTGACGTCTCTGTCCATACCGCGTTGATGCAAATCCTCGACCAACGCGGTGAGGCCCTGATCCAACATCGGCATATCCTGCCGCGCGCGATTGAAATTTCCGCTGTGCCAATCCCACCGGCTGAAGGCGAGGGTCACACAACGCGCGCCGGCCTCCACGAGGCGACGGGCCATCAGAAAATCATCGAGCAGTTTGTGCGAACCGTCGGCGGCTTTCTTGGTTGTGCCGCGCCCGTAACGGTCGCGCACTTTTGAATCTTCCTTCTCGAGATTCAGCGCCTCGCCCAGCCGACTGCTGGTGAGCATCGAGAGTGCTTGTTGATTAAAAGCGTCGAGGCCTTCGATGGCGCGGGTGTTGTCCACGTCACGGCGGAGTGTATCAAAACTATCGAGCAACGTCTTGCGGTTCCCAAGGCGGTCGAGGGTTAACCCGTTCAGATTCATGTCCTCACGCGCGTTACCCGCCTTGTTGGGCAGGAACGGACTATGCGCCGGGCCGAGGAACCCCGGGGTGCCCGGATCGCCCCATGGCTTGTGGCCGGTGTTCGGCGCGAGGCCGACGAAGGACGGCACGCCCGGCTTCACCGTGCCGTGTAATTTCGAAAGCACCGCGCCCATGCTCGGCCAACCGCCTGCAGGTTGGTTAGCCTTCCGACCGCGACCGGTTTGGCATTGCCACGCATCGTGCCCACCTTCCGCGCCGACCATCGAACGAATGACGGTAAACTTATCCATCATCTTCGCCATGCGCGGGAAGAGTTCGCCGATACGAATACCGGGGACATTTGTAGAAATTTCATTCAGCTCGCCGCGAATCTCCTTAGGCGCGTTGGGTTTCAAATCCCACATGTCCTGGTGCGACGGGCCGCCGGGCAGGAAGATGTTTATGATGGCTTTGTGCCCGCGCTTGATGCCTTGATTTTGCTCCGCCTGAAGAATTTGCGGCAACGAAAGGCCGCCCAAAGTGAGGCCGCCTATTTGCAAAAAACTGCGCCGCGAAACCCCATCGCAGAACCGATATTCGTCTCCAAGTATTTTGATCATATTCAAAAGCCCTTTCGGCTGGAAAATTCGACGTCGCGGACAGGGCGGCCATTCATACAGTTGCCGCCAAAATGTCATAAAAATTTGACCGTAAAACAGAGGGATTTTGGGGCTTTTCGAGAGCCCGAGCCGAGTTACATCAACGAGCGTTTACGAAGTGGAAACCGGCGCCTCCACCGATTCATTTTTTGAGGTCGGTTCGGGGCTTAGGCGATACACGGCTTGGAGGTCGCTGAAGCCTTTGATTTCCATGGGCGGCAAGGGCTCTGCAGTGCGCCCTTCGCGGGCGGCTTCGCAGGTGGCTTCATCGACCAAAATATCCATCGGACTGGCCACCGTGCAAAGTCGGCTGGCGAGATTGGCGCCTTGGCCGATGACTGTGAAGTTTAGCCGATCCTCCGAGCCCATAAAGCCCGCGAGCATTTCGCCCGTGGCGATGCCGATACCCACCTCAATCTCGTTACCGCGCAGCATATTCAGCACTTTGCGCTCCTGCAACATGTGCCGCGCACACGCCACGGCGCGCTCAGGCGCGGTGGAGTCTTTGCCTGTGGCGCCGAAAACGGCCATAATCATATCACCCACAAATTTGTCCACCATACCGCTGTGCTCGTGGATGACCCACGTCATCGCAGTCATATGCTCATTGAGCAGCGAAACAACTTCCTCGGGTTGCATATGCTGGGTCAGCTCAGTGTATTTCCGAATATCACAAAAGAGCACCGTCATCCCGTGCGTTTCACCGCCAAGCGCCACATTGCCCTCCAGCAACCGATCGGCCACTTCCTTGTCCGCCACCTTTTCCAACAAATCCCGATATTTATTCTTTAACGATAACTCTTGCGCTGTTTCGTTGAATGCGTGGGATAATTTGCCAAATTCATCGTTATTTCTCACAGGAATCCGCACGTCATAATCGCCCTGGCGCAGGCGCATGGTGGCTTTGTAAAGGCGGCGCAGGGGCTTGAAGAGGCCGAGTGAAATGAGCCAGCTCAAGGCCATGGTGGCCAGGCCCATGAGGCCGCCGAGCAGCAGAATTTGATCGCGCAATTCCGCGCGCATCGCGAGTGGTGCGGACCAGGAATAGAGGCCGATTTTATAGGCGGTGGGCAACCCGCCGGTGGTGCCGGCGTCATTTTTCATAGGCGAATAAAAAACGCGGTATGGAATGCCGTTGAGGTTGACGAGGTCGATGCGGTTTTCCGGTTGCTCGCCGCGCACGTTACGCCGCAGCCAAGTGGCGAGGGGCCCGGTGGCTTCGTCGGGAATGGCACGGGAGTGCAGATGTCCGTCCACCCACATACCGGTCATGAGGTCGCTGATGTCGCTGAGCGTTTGTTCGCCGCGGGTGTTGAGCGGAAAGCCGAGCACCAAGGTGCCCACTTTGCGTCTGCCGTCCGCTTGCAGGACGGGTGTGCACACCAGCTCGATGAGGCCGCCTTCGCCGTCCTCCTCCAGCGCGAGATAGCCGACGCTCTGTTTATCGAGCGCGACTAAATCGGGCACAAACTCCTCAAGACGTTCGCGAAATTGGCGACGGTTTGCGTTGTCGAAAAACCCTCCAAACCGCGCCTCGGGCAGGAGTAATTCGCCCTGTTCACCGAGGAAAACGAGGAATGAAGCGGTAATGGCTTGCGCCCGCTCGCGGCCATCAATGCCTATGGTGTGGCGGAGACCGGGCGGCACTTCGGTGTTGGCGGCATTGGAGGTTGCCTCCCGCGGGCGGGCAGTGGGGGGTAAATTGCCGGCGCGTTGGATGCCGGCGGAAATGCCGCGTAATTGATCCGCAATGCCGCGCCGGGTTTCGGCCACAGCGCGATCATAAATCTCCGCGATGATGCTCGGCTGTTTTTCTAATGCAGAGCGCAAGGGTGAGGGCGCGAAGGACTTGCGCTGGCCACGAAGGGGGTCATCAAGTTGAGCGGCGAACTGGTTGATGGCGCCGCGCATTTGACGGCTCATGGCGAGGCGGGCGGCGGTATTTTCTTCCGTCTCCATTTCCTCGGCCAGTTTGCGAAATTCCTCGGCCAACATCCGCTGTAGCTGATGACGGGCGAGCTGATAGAGGCGTGTGGTTTCGCGGCCTTCCAGCGCGGTTTGCACCTGCGGGCGGGCAGCGAAATCGATTGCTTTTTGGCGGACCACGCCCAGCCGCGCCCCCTGTTCCCGCGGTAAATACGTGAGCTGTTCGTTCACGCGATCGCGAAAAAGCTGGTCATGCGCCGCCTCCACGCGCCGCAGCGACACGTGCAGCATCACTGCGGTGCACAGCGCCACCACCGTCAACATCGCCAGCAGCAGCTTAATTCTAAATCCTAGTCGAAACATCGCGAAACATCGTTTATGAGACACCGTTGTGGCCAATCCTTTGGCTCAAAATACTTTTACTCTATGTGGGCCCCTATAAGAGACGCAAAAAATGGCCAAAGGGATTCAAAAAATCAGCGTTTTCGCCCGCTTCTTTCCGGCCTATTAAAGCGAGACCCTACCCGAAAAACAGCCGCCCTTCGAGCTTCGGGTTTGTCATTCTCAATAATCCTGACCCACCCCCCTGATTTCCTGCCCCGAAATATGGCGGGCCTCGAGAGCCATCCCCTCATTGAACCCTTGTTTTGTGGGCTCATCATCGTTTTTCACATCGTGCGTGAATTTTGGGACAATTGCGGAAAATTCACGCCTTTCATCCCTGCGCAAACCCAATTAAACCCAATTAAAATCAATTTTAAGTGGAAAACACGCATTTTTATGTTGGCACAAGACTTGCATTCAACTTTGGCAACCTGTGATGGCTATGGATGTAGCCGCTGCAAAACTGCGCTCCCAG encodes:
- a CDS encoding DUF1501 domain-containing protein, which produces MIKILGDEYRFCDGVSRRSFLQIGGLTLGGLSLPQILQAEQNQGIKRGHKAIINIFLPGGPSHQDMWDLKPNAPKEIRGELNEISTNVPGIRIGELFPRMAKMMDKFTVIRSMVGAEGGHDAWQCQTGRGRKANQPAGGWPSMGAVLSKLHGTVKPGVPSFVGLAPNTGHKPWGDPGTPGFLGPAHSPFLPNKAGNAREDMNLNGLTLDRLGNRKTLLDSFDTLRRDVDNTRAIEGLDAFNQQALSMLTSSRLGEALNLEKEDSKVRDRYGRGTTKKAADGSHKLLDDFLMARRLVEAGARCVTLAFSRWDWHSGNFNRARQDMPMLDQGLTALVEDLHQRGMDRDVSVVVWGEFGRTPKVNTKAGRDHWPKLSTAVLACGQMNHGQVIGASDKHAGEAVDRPVRFGDVFATLYASMGINVETTTVPDLSGRPRYLVDHGRKPLKELIS
- a CDS encoding adenylate/guanylate cyclase domain-containing protein, which codes for MFRLGFRIKLLLAMLTVVALCTAVMLHVSLRRVEAAHDQLFRDRVNEQLTYLPREQGARLGVVRQKAIDFAARPQVQTALEGRETTRLYQLARHQLQRMLAEEFRKLAEEMETEENTAARLAMSRQMRGAINQFAAQLDDPLRGQRKSFAPSPLRSALEKQPSIIAEIYDRAVAETRRGIADQLRGISAGIQRAGNLPPTARPREATSNAANTEVPPGLRHTIGIDGRERAQAITASFLVFLGEQGELLLPEARFGGFFDNANRRQFRERLEEFVPDLVALDKQSVGYLALEEDGEGGLIELVCTPVLQADGRRKVGTLVLGFPLNTRGEQTLSDISDLMTGMWVDGHLHSRAIPDEATGPLATWLRRNVRGEQPENRIDLVNLNGIPYRVFYSPMKNDAGTTGGLPTAYKIGLYSWSAPLAMRAELRDQILLLGGLMGLATMALSWLISLGLFKPLRRLYKATMRLRQGDYDVRIPVRNNDEFGKLSHAFNETAQELSLKNKYRDLLEKVADKEVADRLLEGNVALGGETHGMTVLFCDIRKYTELTQHMQPEEVVSLLNEHMTAMTWVIHEHSGMVDKFVGDMIMAVFGATGKDSTAPERAVACARHMLQERKVLNMLRGNEIEVGIGIATGEMLAGFMGSEDRLNFTVIGQGANLASRLCTVASPMDILVDEATCEAAREGRTAEPLPPMEIKGFSDLQAVYRLSPEPTSKNESVEAPVSTS
- a CDS encoding DUF1501 domain-containing protein, which produces MITFNGTSSGITCDGQSRRNFLQVGSLGIAGLTLPNLLRAKEAGAALNNKSVIWVWLGGGPTHVETFDPKMDAPSEYRSTTGECKTTIPGVSIGGTYPKLAQQMKNMAIVRSFAHGNSSHGSGTTWVMTGYNDRTKMRPSMGSIIAKAKGTAHPVTGLPSFVRIGGIGSDGPGWLGTRYQALSPSGQARKNMELAVDASRFESRHALLDSIDVINRKVDRTGQMEGLDGFEQQAFELVLGSAKDAFDIKKEDPKVRARYGKGLGEQLLLARRLTAAGSRFVNIQYGGWDMHGKIQNAMKSRSPQMDQGLSALIEDLKGSGQLDNTLLVVTGEFGRTPRVNKNAGRDHWGRLCTLMLAGGGLNMGQVIGKSSPKLEDPAERHITPQDMLATVIQMFGLDPKLQFLNHQGRPTYVVENGRPIKELF